The Phoenix dactylifera cultivar Barhee BC4 chromosome 9, palm_55x_up_171113_PBpolish2nd_filt_p, whole genome shotgun sequence genome window below encodes:
- the LOC103701831 gene encoding ultraviolet-B receptor UVR8 isoform X2 translates to MASAVWRRAVLEASGAAAAAAAPSFLWSPIPRRRWFSSAPRRFAALWGNGDHGRLGLGSLESRWRPTICPFFQEDLPVSIACGGAHTLFLTESGRVYATGLNDFGQLGVKSVKSHTLEPVEILGLPEKVAHISAGYHHSCAVTENGELFVWGKNSSGQLGLGKRAESIVSTPIRVDCLVGIRVQVAALGLEHSIAITDEGNVLSWGAGGLGRLGHGHQSRIFGFSIDSSEYTPRLVKNLEGVKVKRIAAGMLHSACIDERGSVFLFGERTTNKLSFGAAKYASTPYAVLDLPFSEEVACGGYHTCVVTSEGKLYTWGSNENGCLGLGGTEVVKTPESVESSFLMFPITEVSCGWKHTAVISGGNIFTWGWEVLVEHF, encoded by the exons ATGGCGTCGGCGGTGTGGAGAAGGGCTGTCCTAGAAGCCTCgggagccgccgccgccgccgccgccccgtcCTTCTTGTGGTCGCCAATCCCTCGCCGGCGGTGGTTCTCGAGCGCGCCCCGGAGGTTCGCGGCGCTGTGGGGGAACGGGGATCATGGGAGGTTGGGGCTGGGTAGCCTGGAGTCGCGGTGGAGGCCCACGATCTGCCCCTTCTTCCAAGAAGATCTTCCAGTCTCGATCGCATGTGGCGGTGCCCACACCCTTTTCTTGACTG AAAGTGGTCGTGTTTATGCAACTGGACTGAACGACTTTGGACAATTGGGTGTAAAATCTGTCAAAAGTCATACACTA GAGCCTGTTGAAATTTTAGGACTTCCTGAAAAAGTTGCACATATTTCAGCTGGTTACCATCATTCCTGTGCTGTTACTG AAAATGGAGAACTCTTCGTTTGGGGGAAAAACTCTAGTGGGCAGCTTGGTCTTGGAAAAA GGGCAGAAAGTATAGTCTCCACCCCTATTAGGGTTGATTGCTTGGTTGGCATCCGTGTGCAAGTAGCTGCATTGGGTTTGGAGCACTCCATTGCCATCACAg ATGAAGGCAATGTCTTGAGTTGGGGAGCAGGTGGCTTGGGTAGACTTGGTCATGGACATCAATCCAGAATTTTTGGATTCTCAatagactcaag TGAATATACTCCAAGACTAGTCAAGAACCTTGAAGGAGTTAAG GTCAAGCGTATTGCTGCAGGAATGTTGCATTCGGCCTGCATTGATG AACGAGGTTCTGTTTTCTTATTTGGGGAAAGGACAACTAATAAACTG AGCTTTGGAGCAGCAAAATATGCATCCACGCCATATGCTGTTTTAGATCTTCCATTTTCAGAAGAAGTTGCTTGTGGTGGTTATCACACTTGTGTTGTGACAA GTGAAGGAAAACTATACACATGGGGATCTAATGAGAATGGCTGCCTTGGTCTTGG TGGCACGGAGGTGGTCAAAACTCCAGAAAGTGTTGAAAGTTCTTTTCTAATGTTCCCTATAACTGAG GTATCTTGTGGTTGGAAGCACACAGCTGTCATTTCTg GTGGCAATATCTTCACATGGGGGTGGGAGGTGCTAGTGGAACATTTTTGA
- the LOC103701831 gene encoding ultraviolet-B receptor UVR8 isoform X1, which yields MASAVWRRAVLEASGAAAAAAAPSFLWSPIPRRRWFSSAPRRFAALWGNGDHGRLGLGSLESRWRPTICPFFQEDLPVSIACGGAHTLFLTESGRVYATGLNDFGQLGVKSVKSHTLEPVEILGLPEKVAHISAGYHHSCAVTENGELFVWGKNSSGQLGLGKRAESIVSTPIRVDCLVGIRVQVAALGLEHSIAITDEGNVLSWGAGGLGRLGHGHQSRIFGFSIDSRFDEYTPRLVKNLEGVKVKRIAAGMLHSACIDERGSVFLFGERTTNKLSFGAAKYASTPYAVLDLPFSEEVACGGYHTCVVTSEGKLYTWGSNENGCLGLGGTEVVKTPESVESSFLMFPITEVSCGWKHTAVISGGNIFTWGWEVLVEHF from the exons ATGGCGTCGGCGGTGTGGAGAAGGGCTGTCCTAGAAGCCTCgggagccgccgccgccgccgccgccccgtcCTTCTTGTGGTCGCCAATCCCTCGCCGGCGGTGGTTCTCGAGCGCGCCCCGGAGGTTCGCGGCGCTGTGGGGGAACGGGGATCATGGGAGGTTGGGGCTGGGTAGCCTGGAGTCGCGGTGGAGGCCCACGATCTGCCCCTTCTTCCAAGAAGATCTTCCAGTCTCGATCGCATGTGGCGGTGCCCACACCCTTTTCTTGACTG AAAGTGGTCGTGTTTATGCAACTGGACTGAACGACTTTGGACAATTGGGTGTAAAATCTGTCAAAAGTCATACACTA GAGCCTGTTGAAATTTTAGGACTTCCTGAAAAAGTTGCACATATTTCAGCTGGTTACCATCATTCCTGTGCTGTTACTG AAAATGGAGAACTCTTCGTTTGGGGGAAAAACTCTAGTGGGCAGCTTGGTCTTGGAAAAA GGGCAGAAAGTATAGTCTCCACCCCTATTAGGGTTGATTGCTTGGTTGGCATCCGTGTGCAAGTAGCTGCATTGGGTTTGGAGCACTCCATTGCCATCACAg ATGAAGGCAATGTCTTGAGTTGGGGAGCAGGTGGCTTGGGTAGACTTGGTCATGGACATCAATCCAGAATTTTTGGATTCTCAatagactcaaggtttga TGAATATACTCCAAGACTAGTCAAGAACCTTGAAGGAGTTAAG GTCAAGCGTATTGCTGCAGGAATGTTGCATTCGGCCTGCATTGATG AACGAGGTTCTGTTTTCTTATTTGGGGAAAGGACAACTAATAAACTG AGCTTTGGAGCAGCAAAATATGCATCCACGCCATATGCTGTTTTAGATCTTCCATTTTCAGAAGAAGTTGCTTGTGGTGGTTATCACACTTGTGTTGTGACAA GTGAAGGAAAACTATACACATGGGGATCTAATGAGAATGGCTGCCTTGGTCTTGG TGGCACGGAGGTGGTCAAAACTCCAGAAAGTGTTGAAAGTTCTTTTCTAATGTTCCCTATAACTGAG GTATCTTGTGGTTGGAAGCACACAGCTGTCATTTCTg GTGGCAATATCTTCACATGGGGGTGGGAGGTGCTAGTGGAACATTTTTGA